From Paenibacillus sp. GP183, one genomic window encodes:
- the rseP gene encoding RIP metalloprotease RseP: protein MSTIEVVLKVILLFFVLVTIHEWGHFYFAKRAGILVREFAIGFGPKLFSYKKGETRYTLRLLPIGGFVRMAGEDPEIVQVNPGQTVAIKLNTAGEITHLYLDQLNTRAQVIQGVVEFIDLEWQLTLTLEVDGEKLTFPVHPRAMMVTKGSETQIAPYNRQFGSKSVGKRALSIVMGPVMNFLLAIVLFFILIMITGVFTNVKLDTVDPGKAGDKAGLKAGDIVISVNNEPIGENREKLTTLIQQNPNKKMSWLVERGGSTIPIDVVPLADDAGTGKVGIKISGDKRSANASEVITGTYKQVVGSTIGILTSFKMLIFGQFKMDDLGGPVRTAQVTAEFARMGMSYLIFWAATLSLYLGIFNLLPIPALDGSRLLFMGIEALRGKPVDPNRESMVHFVGFALLMLLMVAVTYNDILRLING from the coding sequence TTGTCCACAATTGAGGTTGTGTTGAAGGTTATTTTGTTGTTTTTCGTTCTGGTTACTATACATGAATGGGGTCATTTTTATTTCGCCAAACGGGCTGGAATTCTCGTTAGAGAATTTGCCATTGGCTTTGGGCCCAAGCTCTTTTCATATAAAAAAGGCGAGACTCGTTACACCCTGCGGCTTCTGCCGATTGGCGGATTTGTTCGAATGGCGGGGGAAGACCCGGAAATTGTACAGGTCAATCCGGGTCAAACCGTTGCCATAAAGCTGAATACGGCCGGTGAAATTACTCATCTGTATCTGGATCAATTAAACACACGTGCTCAGGTTATTCAAGGGGTTGTCGAGTTCATCGATCTGGAGTGGCAGCTGACTCTTACTTTAGAAGTGGACGGCGAAAAGCTGACATTTCCAGTGCATCCGAGAGCTATGATGGTCACCAAAGGCTCGGAAACCCAGATTGCTCCGTACAATCGTCAATTCGGCAGTAAAAGTGTTGGTAAAAGGGCACTTTCTATCGTTATGGGACCGGTCATGAACTTTTTGCTTGCGATTGTTTTGTTTTTTATACTAATTATGATTACAGGTGTATTCACCAACGTTAAGCTGGATACAGTTGATCCGGGAAAAGCGGGGGATAAAGCCGGTCTTAAAGCAGGCGATATTGTCATTTCCGTTAATAATGAACCCATTGGCGAAAACCGGGAAAAGCTGACAACCTTGATCCAGCAAAATCCGAACAAAAAAATGTCCTGGCTCGTTGAACGCGGCGGAAGCACAATTCCGATTGATGTTGTGCCGTTAGCCGATGATGCAGGGACCGGTAAGGTCGGCATCAAGATTAGCGGTGACAAGAGGTCAGCGAATGCGTCCGAGGTCATCACCGGCACTTACAAGCAAGTGGTAGGCTCAACCATTGGGATTTTAACCAGCTTCAAGATGTTGATTTTTGGGCAATTCAAGATGGACGATCTGGGCGGACCCGTTCGCACAGCGCAGGTTACTGCAGAGTTTGCAAGAATGGGTATGAGTTACTTGATCTTCTGGGCAGCCACGCTCAGCTTGTATTTGGGTATATTTAATTTGTTGCCGATCCCTGCACTTGATGGAAGCCGCTTGCTGTTTATGGGTATTGAGGCGCTTAGAGGTAAACCGGTAGACCCCAATAGGGAAAGCATGGTCCATTTCGTGGGATTCGCCTTACTCATGCTGCTCATGGTCGCTGTGACCTACAATGATATATTGAGATTGATTAACGGATAA
- the proS gene encoding proline--tRNA ligase, translated as MSNEKQFVKEITPQGEDFSRWYLDVIKKADLMSYSPVRGCIVFKPDSYEIWENIQHELDRMFKETGHRNAYFPLFIPESFFQKEKDHIEGFNPELPWVTEAGGEKLEERLAIRPTSETMVGHMYAEWINSYRDLPLLINQWANVVRWEKRTQPFLRTSEFLWQEGHTAHEDEQDARRETMQMLEIYREFVEDFLAMPVIVGQKTPSEKFAGAKDTFSIEAMMKDGKAVQAGTSHYMGTNFAVAFDIKFLDRENQHQFAHTTSWGASTRLIGALIMVHGDDRGLVLPPKIAPTQAIMIPIGPPKSRDQVVGRVNELYAQLKKAGVRVKVDDRADQSPGWKFNEYEMRGVPVRIELGPRDMENGQIVLVSRVSGEKKIIAQSDFVQEVQNLLAEIHQQMYDKAKQFRDEHTIAVDTIDEFKEFLESNRGFALAGWCGSDACEAQVKEETGATSRNIPFSPSERKDTCLVCGEAAAHTVVFGRSY; from the coding sequence ATGTCAAACGAGAAGCAGTTTGTCAAAGAAATTACACCGCAGGGAGAGGATTTTTCCCGCTGGTATTTGGATGTGATTAAAAAAGCGGATTTAATGAGCTATTCACCGGTAAGAGGCTGTATCGTATTCAAACCGGACAGCTACGAAATCTGGGAAAACATCCAGCATGAGCTGGATCGCATGTTTAAAGAGACCGGCCACCGGAATGCTTATTTTCCGCTTTTTATCCCCGAGAGCTTCTTTCAAAAGGAAAAGGATCATATTGAAGGCTTTAATCCTGAGCTGCCCTGGGTAACTGAAGCTGGCGGAGAAAAGCTCGAAGAGCGTCTTGCCATTCGCCCTACCTCGGAGACTATGGTGGGCCATATGTATGCGGAATGGATTAATTCTTACCGGGACCTGCCGCTGCTGATCAATCAATGGGCCAACGTGGTTCGTTGGGAGAAGCGGACACAGCCGTTCCTTCGGACCAGTGAATTCCTTTGGCAGGAAGGGCATACCGCTCATGAGGATGAGCAGGATGCTCGCCGTGAAACGATGCAGATGCTGGAAATCTATCGTGAATTTGTCGAGGATTTTCTGGCGATGCCGGTGATCGTCGGCCAAAAGACGCCGTCGGAGAAATTTGCCGGAGCCAAGGATACTTTTTCGATTGAAGCTATGATGAAAGACGGAAAGGCTGTACAAGCGGGTACCTCTCATTATATGGGAACCAATTTTGCCGTAGCCTTCGATATTAAATTTCTCGATCGTGAAAATCAGCATCAGTTTGCGCATACCACCTCATGGGGTGCCAGCACACGTCTTATCGGAGCATTAATCATGGTTCACGGAGATGACCGCGGCCTGGTTCTTCCACCTAAAATAGCGCCTACCCAGGCTATCATGATTCCTATCGGTCCTCCAAAATCGAGAGATCAAGTCGTAGGACGCGTCAATGAACTGTATGCCCAGCTGAAAAAAGCAGGTGTTCGTGTTAAAGTGGACGACCGTGCGGATCAAAGCCCCGGTTGGAAATTCAATGAGTATGAGATGCGCGGTGTTCCGGTTCGCATCGAGCTTGGGCCGCGTGATATGGAGAACGGACAGATCGTGCTTGTCTCCAGAGTCAGCGGCGAAAAGAAAATCATCGCCCAATCGGATTTCGTGCAAGAGGTACAAAATCTGCTTGCCGAGATTCATCAGCAGATGTATGATAAAGCGAAGCAATTCCGCGATGAGCATACGATCGCTGTGGATACCATCGATGAATTTAAAGAATTCCTCGAATCCAATAGAGGCTTTGCATTGGCCGGCTGGTGCGGATCAGACGCTTGCGAGGCTCAGGTCAAGGAAGAAACCGGGGCAACCAGCCGAAATATTCCTTTTTCACCGTCGGAACGCAAAGATACCTGCCTGGTGTGCGGCGAAGCTGCTGCGCATACGGTCGTATTTGGCCGAAGCTATTAA
- a CDS encoding PolC-type DNA polymerase III translates to MGSLAEKRNRFELLMQQAQIPSDIVQPYFAEGYLDQVVCSRTNREWTFHLVKSDLVPQDIYRLFCSRVKEKFAHIAEVQFTFSFAAAETSTLVEEYWSLFLEWLQKEAPTINGWMSKAKVEAKGNDLTIVFLDQIGMEQAKKKNIDQFVRTYYQTYFQIQLRVSYKVSESNEEEYENFQNMIVQEVKTVTQEMMLSITQEDATSSLPDPNARLMMGYEIKDQAVSMQDIKEEEKKVTVQGTVFGLDVKELRNGSTLFTFNLTDFSDSLAMKAFAKTKEDVKILSLLADGKWIKARGKVEFDRFMQIPELVMIPNDINEIMPPKGRSDDVEEKRVEFHLHTTMSTMDGITPVDQYIKMAAKWGHKAIAITDHSGVQSFPDAGKAAKKHGIKVIYGVEANVVNDSVPIVLNPAPLDLKQAAYVIFDIETTGLSVTNNLIIEIGGVKMQDGKEIDRFSTFIDPHVKIPYNIQQLTNITDDMVRGAPELADKLPEFVEFVGDCVLVAHNARFDMGFIQANLKRMGLPELSNPVLDTLELARFLFPSMKNHRLNTLSDKFKVSLENHHRAIDDSIALGFILYHLISEASDRHIVSLDRLNDQVGKDLTNQRPFHCCIYALNATGKTNLFKLISLSHTEYFHRVACIPKSKLIELREGLLVASGCERGEFYEAVLNKSMEEAEQVAEFYDVLEIQPVSYNMHLVDKGFVGSRADLENVVKSICEIGFKQGKPVIATGNAHYLHPRDKVSRDITIHGITGFSPLKDMKKPDAHFRTTKEMLEEFKFLGDAKAREVVVQATNELADQFEEIQLFPDKLFTPIIEGADDEIRETCYRTAKVIYGEELPDVITARLEKELTPIIKFGFSANYLISERLVKKSNADGYLVGSRGSVGSSVVAMMLGISEVNPLPPHYICSSCKHSEWFLDGSVPSGFDLPDKACPSCGGLLRGDGHDIPFETFLGFKGDKVPDIDLNFSGEYQPIAHNYTKVLFSEKNVFRAGTIGTVADKTAYGFVKKYEEEQGKHWRGAELSRLASGCTGVKRSTGQHPGGIVVVPDYMDIDDITPVQFPADDTSSEWKTTHFDYHAFDANLLKLDILGHDDPTMMRMLQDLTGIDPTAIPMNDKKVMSIFNSTEAIGVKPEHIRSPVATYGIPEMGTKFVRQMLQETQPSSFADLLQISGLSHGTGVWLGNAQELIRKSICSIKTVIGCRDDIMLYLIYKAGMDAGLAFKITESVRKGKGLTDEWKEEMKRCNVPAWYIESCERIEYMFPKAHAAAYVISAVRTAYFKVYHPIAFYATYFTVRAQDFDLNILCQGYEAIFKKLVEIEEKGFQALPKEKAMISILEMALEMTSRGFSFKPIDLYRSHSTRFIIEDTSLIPPFSAMSGIGENAAKQIAAAKESGDFLSIEDFQTRSKASKTIVEILTSMGCFRGLPESNQLSLF, encoded by the coding sequence ATGGGCAGTTTAGCCGAGAAAAGGAATCGATTTGAGCTGTTGATGCAGCAAGCGCAGATTCCTTCCGACATCGTACAGCCTTATTTTGCGGAGGGCTATCTGGATCAGGTCGTATGCAGCCGCACCAATCGCGAGTGGACCTTCCATCTGGTTAAAAGCGACCTGGTTCCACAGGATATTTACCGCTTGTTTTGCAGCAGGGTGAAGGAGAAATTTGCCCATATCGCAGAGGTACAATTTACTTTCAGCTTTGCAGCGGCGGAGACTTCGACACTCGTTGAGGAGTACTGGAGTTTATTTTTGGAATGGCTGCAAAAAGAAGCCCCGACGATCAATGGCTGGATGAGCAAGGCGAAAGTCGAAGCTAAAGGCAATGACTTGACGATTGTTTTCCTCGATCAAATCGGGATGGAACAAGCCAAGAAGAAAAATATCGATCAATTTGTACGGACTTATTATCAAACTTATTTTCAAATTCAGCTTCGGGTATCTTATAAAGTGAGTGAATCGAACGAGGAAGAATACGAGAACTTTCAGAACATGATCGTTCAGGAAGTTAAGACGGTAACCCAGGAAATGATGCTGTCCATTACTCAGGAGGACGCGACATCTTCCTTGCCGGATCCCAACGCTCGGCTCATGATGGGCTATGAGATCAAGGATCAAGCTGTTTCCATGCAGGATATTAAAGAAGAAGAGAAGAAGGTCACTGTGCAGGGAACGGTGTTTGGCTTGGATGTGAAGGAGCTGCGAAACGGGAGTACCTTGTTTACTTTTAATCTGACGGATTTCTCTGATTCGCTTGCCATGAAGGCTTTTGCCAAAACCAAGGAAGATGTGAAGATTCTCAGTCTGCTGGCCGACGGAAAATGGATCAAAGCAAGAGGCAAGGTAGAATTTGATCGTTTTATGCAAATCCCTGAGCTCGTGATGATCCCAAATGATATCAATGAAATCATGCCGCCCAAGGGTCGGAGCGATGACGTCGAAGAGAAACGAGTGGAGTTTCACCTACATACGACCATGAGCACGATGGACGGCATTACGCCGGTCGATCAATATATCAAGATGGCTGCCAAATGGGGACATAAGGCCATTGCCATAACCGACCACAGCGGTGTGCAGTCTTTTCCGGATGCGGGCAAAGCCGCCAAGAAACACGGCATCAAAGTCATTTACGGGGTAGAAGCCAATGTAGTTAACGACTCCGTGCCCATAGTTCTGAATCCGGCACCTCTGGATTTAAAGCAGGCAGCATATGTTATTTTTGATATTGAGACGACTGGACTCTCGGTTACGAACAACTTGATCATTGAAATCGGCGGGGTCAAAATGCAGGACGGCAAAGAAATCGACCGGTTTTCGACGTTCATTGATCCTCATGTTAAAATCCCTTACAACATTCAACAGCTGACCAACATCACGGATGATATGGTTCGTGGGGCTCCCGAGCTCGCAGACAAGCTTCCTGAGTTTGTCGAGTTTGTGGGGGACTGTGTGCTGGTAGCGCACAATGCCAGATTTGATATGGGCTTCATACAAGCCAATTTAAAAAGAATGGGACTTCCGGAGCTGAGTAATCCGGTGCTCGATACACTGGAGCTGGCACGCTTTCTTTTCCCATCGATGAAAAATCATCGACTGAATACACTTTCGGACAAATTCAAGGTTAGTTTGGAAAATCATCACCGGGCGATTGACGACTCTATTGCGCTTGGTTTTATTCTCTATCATTTAATCAGTGAGGCTTCTGATAGACATATCGTGTCGCTAGACAGGCTGAATGATCAAGTAGGTAAGGATTTGACCAATCAAAGGCCGTTTCATTGCTGTATTTATGCCCTTAATGCCACAGGCAAGACGAATCTGTTTAAACTGATTTCACTTTCACACACCGAGTATTTTCATAGAGTTGCCTGCATTCCCAAAAGCAAGCTGATCGAGCTTCGCGAAGGACTTCTGGTTGCCTCGGGCTGTGAGCGCGGCGAGTTTTATGAAGCCGTCCTTAACAAGTCTATGGAGGAAGCAGAGCAGGTGGCCGAATTCTATGACGTGCTGGAAATCCAGCCGGTCAGTTACAATATGCATTTGGTAGACAAAGGCTTTGTTGGAAGTCGTGCGGATTTGGAAAATGTCGTTAAAAGCATTTGCGAGATTGGATTTAAACAAGGCAAACCGGTAATCGCAACAGGCAATGCCCACTACTTGCACCCTAGGGATAAAGTATCCAGGGATATTACCATTCACGGGATTACAGGATTTAGTCCCCTTAAAGATATGAAGAAGCCGGATGCTCATTTTCGAACGACGAAAGAGATGCTCGAGGAGTTCAAATTTCTGGGCGATGCCAAAGCGCGCGAGGTGGTGGTTCAAGCTACCAATGAGCTGGCTGACCAGTTTGAGGAAATCCAGCTTTTTCCGGATAAGCTTTTCACTCCCATAATTGAGGGTGCCGACGACGAGATCCGTGAAACCTGCTATCGGACCGCCAAAGTCATCTACGGAGAAGAACTACCTGATGTGATTACAGCGAGACTTGAAAAAGAACTCACTCCAATTATCAAATTCGGTTTTTCCGCTAACTATCTGATTTCCGAGAGGTTAGTTAAAAAGTCAAATGCTGACGGTTATCTGGTAGGCTCGAGGGGTTCCGTAGGCTCTTCCGTGGTTGCCATGATGCTGGGTATATCCGAGGTTAATCCGCTTCCGCCGCATTATATTTGTTCTTCCTGCAAGCACAGCGAATGGTTTTTGGATGGCAGTGTCCCAAGCGGATTCGATTTGCCGGATAAGGCATGCCCGAGCTGCGGAGGTCTGCTCAGAGGCGATGGACATGATATTCCGTTTGAAACCTTTCTGGGCTTTAAAGGGGACAAGGTTCCCGATATTGACCTCAACTTTTCAGGTGAATATCAGCCGATTGCACACAACTACACAAAGGTGCTTTTTAGTGAAAAAAATGTATTTCGTGCTGGGACGATTGGTACCGTAGCCGATAAAACCGCCTATGGCTTCGTGAAAAAATATGAAGAAGAGCAAGGCAAGCATTGGCGTGGAGCAGAGCTTAGCCGATTAGCCAGTGGCTGTACGGGTGTGAAGCGCAGTACGGGTCAGCATCCAGGAGGTATCGTTGTCGTACCCGACTATATGGATATCGACGACATTACACCCGTACAATTCCCTGCGGATGATACGAGCTCGGAATGGAAAACGACACATTTTGATTATCACGCCTTCGATGCCAATTTGCTTAAGCTCGATATTCTCGGTCATGACGATCCGACGATGATGCGTATGCTTCAGGATCTCACAGGGATAGACCCAACTGCCATCCCGATGAACGATAAAAAAGTGATGAGCATCTTTAATTCAACCGAAGCCATCGGTGTTAAACCGGAGCATATCCGCTCGCCTGTAGCGACCTATGGCATCCCGGAAATGGGGACCAAATTCGTGCGGCAGATGCTGCAGGAAACGCAGCCGAGTTCATTTGCCGACTTGCTGCAGATTTCCGGCTTGTCCCACGGGACAGGCGTTTGGCTCGGCAACGCGCAGGAGCTGATCCGCAAATCGATTTGCAGCATTAAGACAGTTATCGGCTGCCGTGATGATATCATGCTGTATTTGATCTACAAGGCGGGCATGGATGCGGGGCTGGCTTTTAAAATTACGGAGAGCGTGCGTAAAGGCAAAGGCTTGACGGATGAATGGAAAGAAGAGATGAAGCGGTGCAATGTTCCGGCTTGGTACATTGAATCTTGCGAACGCATTGAGTACATGTTCCCTAAAGCTCATGCTGCAGCTTATGTTATTTCGGCCGTGCGTACCGCTTACTTCAAGGTCTACCATCCAATCGCATTCTATGCGACCTACTTTACCGTTCGGGCGCAGGATTTTGATTTGAACATCCTTTGCCAAGGCTATGAGGCCATCTTCAAGAAGCTGGTCGAGATTGAGGAAAAGGGCTTTCAAGCGCTGCCTAAGGAAAAAGCCATGATTTCCATTTTGGAAATGGCATTGGAGATGACTTCGCGGGGGTTCAGCTTTAAGCCGATTGATTTGTATCGTTCCCATTCCACGCGCTTCATCATCGAAGACACCTCCTTGATCCCGCCGTTTTCGGCCATGTCGGGAATTGGCGAGAACGCGGCGAAGCAGATTGCGGCCGCCAAGGAAAGCGGGGATTTCTTGTCGATCGAGGACTTCCAAACCCGCTCCAAAGCTTCCAAAACGATTGTGGAAATTTTGACCTCCATGGGCTGTTTCCGCGGGCTTCCGGAGTCCAATCAGCTTTCTCTGTTCTAA
- the rimP gene encoding ribosome maturation factor RimP: MTQEQIKSTIENMLGSFMEQNAFELVDVEYVKEGSNWFLRVYVDKEGGIDIDDCSRVSEFLSVQLDEKDPIPDAYFLEVSSPGAERPLKKPQDYFNALNHHVFITTYEPIDGAKEFEGLLVSFDGESLTVQAGKKESSIPLAKVASARLAIVF; encoded by the coding sequence ATCACACAAGAACAAATTAAATCCACAATTGAAAATATGCTGGGTTCGTTCATGGAGCAAAATGCTTTTGAGCTCGTGGATGTGGAATATGTCAAAGAAGGCAGTAACTGGTTCCTTCGCGTCTATGTGGACAAAGAGGGCGGCATTGATATAGATGATTGCAGCCGAGTCAGCGAATTCCTGAGCGTCCAGCTTGATGAGAAAGACCCGATCCCTGATGCCTATTTTCTTGAGGTTTCATCACCAGGAGCCGAACGTCCGTTGAAGAAGCCTCAGGATTATTTCAATGCTTTGAATCACCATGTATTTATTACGACATACGAGCCGATTGACGGCGCTAAGGAATTTGAAGGACTGCTGGTTTCCTTTGATGGAGAATCGCTTACGGTTCAAGCCGGCAAGAAAGAAAGCAGCATTCCGTTAGCCAAAGTAGCCAGTGCCAGATTGGCGATCGTATTTTAA
- the nusA gene encoding transcription termination factor NusA translates to MNMDFIEALSEIEREKGISKELLIDAIEAAMISSYKRNFNTAQNVRVDINRQTGLIKVYARKTVTEEVLDVRMEISVEAAREINSNYQLDDIVEIEVTPRDFGRIAAQTAKQVVTQRIREAERGLIYNAFIDKEEDIVTGILQRQDQRNIYVDLGKVEAVLPLGELMPTDKFKQGDRIKAYITKVENTTKGPQIILSRTHPGLLKRLFELEVPEIFDGVVEIRSVAREAGFRSKIAVHSRNAEVDPVGSCVGPKGMRVQTIVSELRGEKIDIVRWMEHVEDYVANALSPSKVIEVQVFENEKMARVIVPDYQLSLAIGIKGQNARLAAKLTGWKIDIKSETQAEQEYGRTKTYAEEMHQDSITID, encoded by the coding sequence ATGAATATGGATTTTATCGAAGCTCTGTCGGAAATTGAAAGAGAGAAGGGCATCTCGAAGGAACTGTTAATCGACGCTATTGAAGCTGCCATGATTTCCAGTTACAAAAGGAATTTCAATACAGCCCAAAACGTGCGTGTGGACATTAACCGCCAAACTGGACTAATCAAAGTTTATGCTCGCAAGACGGTGACAGAGGAAGTTCTTGATGTAAGAATGGAAATATCGGTCGAGGCTGCGCGTGAAATCAACTCCAATTATCAGTTGGATGATATCGTCGAAATTGAAGTAACGCCTCGCGATTTTGGACGTATTGCCGCCCAAACGGCAAAGCAGGTGGTTACCCAGCGTATTCGCGAGGCGGAAAGAGGCTTGATTTATAACGCCTTTATCGATAAAGAAGAGGATATTGTAACTGGCATACTCCAGCGTCAGGACCAACGCAATATTTATGTGGATTTAGGTAAAGTCGAGGCTGTTCTGCCTCTAGGCGAATTGATGCCAACCGATAAATTCAAACAAGGTGACCGCATCAAGGCATACATTACCAAAGTCGAGAATACGACGAAGGGGCCGCAGATTATTTTATCCCGGACACATCCTGGTTTGCTCAAACGGCTGTTCGAGCTGGAAGTACCGGAGATTTTTGACGGTGTTGTGGAAATTCGTTCTGTTGCGCGCGAAGCCGGATTTCGTTCGAAGATTGCGGTACATTCCAGAAATGCCGAGGTCGATCCGGTAGGATCCTGTGTGGGTCCCAAAGGAATGCGGGTGCAAACGATTGTAAGTGAGCTTCGCGGCGAAAAGATCGATATCGTGCGCTGGATGGAGCATGTCGAGGATTATGTGGCCAATGCGCTCAGCCCTTCTAAAGTGATCGAAGTGCAGGTGTTCGAGAACGAGAAGATGGCCCGCGTCATCGTGCCGGATTATCAGCTTTCTCTGGCGATCGGCATCAAGGGACAAAACGCCCGATTGGCTGCAAAGCTGACCGGTTGGAAAATAGACATTAAGAGTGAAACGCAAGCCGAACAAGAATACGGCAGAACCAAAACTTATGCCGAAGAAATGCATCAAGATTCCATTACGATTGACTAA
- a CDS encoding YlxR family protein, whose translation MKQRKVPLRKCVACQEMMPKRDLIRVVKTPEDEILIDLKGKKSGRGAYLCGKVSCFKLAKKSKALDRALKSPVSASIYDQLEQDFIRVEDEFIASKEEASDEE comes from the coding sequence ATGAAACAGAGAAAAGTCCCTCTAAGAAAATGTGTGGCCTGCCAGGAAATGATGCCCAAGCGGGATTTGATCCGTGTCGTCAAAACCCCAGAGGATGAAATACTCATTGATCTTAAAGGCAAAAAATCCGGTCGCGGCGCTTATCTTTGCGGGAAGGTTTCTTGCTTTAAGCTGGCAAAGAAGAGCAAGGCGCTGGATCGAGCATTGAAATCACCGGTGAGCGCCAGTATTTATGATCAGCTGGAGCAGGATTTTATCCGCGTGGAAGATGAGTTTATAGCCTCGAAAGAGGAGGCTTCCGATGAAGAGTAA
- a CDS encoding ribosomal L7Ae/L30e/S12e/Gadd45 family protein yields MKSKFLSQLGLTMRAGKLVTGDEGVFKAIRSGEAKLVILAEDASENTSKKFQDKCQFYGIPLIQMGSKEELGGSIGKEMRVILGVLDGGFAQMLQKCQVNPAEVKRID; encoded by the coding sequence ATGAAGAGTAAATTTTTATCACAGCTGGGGCTCACGATGCGGGCTGGTAAGCTCGTTACCGGAGATGAAGGTGTATTTAAGGCTATTCGCTCGGGTGAAGCGAAGCTTGTTATTTTAGCGGAAGACGCTTCCGAGAATACGAGCAAAAAGTTTCAGGATAAATGCCAGTTCTACGGTATACCACTCATACAAATGGGCAGTAAAGAGGAACTAGGCGGAAGCATTGGCAAAGAGATGCGGGTCATCCTCGGCGTTTTGGACGGAGGCTTTGCCCAAATGCTGCAAAAGTGCCAGGTAAACCCTGCGGAGGTGAAAAGGATTGACTAA